The segment AGCTTTCATTCAAGTCGTCTATATATGGAAAAATTTTGAATAGTCATAGGGTTTTCTTACTATCACTGGTTTACGTACCTATTTTTTCTTGTTAACTTGACGGCTATGGAACCTGTCCCCGCGTCCCACGCAGTCCCCATGTCCCAGCTAGATGAGGATGTCTGATTTTTTTTCTTTGGTCCACATGATGGCTGTGGAGATGACGGTCAGTGCGATGACCAAAATGTAGCATACGGGCACAAGCCAGATGGGCAGCACCATTGCAAGGATGAGGCCGAGCATATACTTTAATCCAAAGATGAGCACGATCAAGGTAATGATTACCTGCAGCCCAATCAAGACGATGAAGCTGGGGGCCAAATTTGAGACGAGCATGGATATGGCTGCAATAACCAACCCTAATAGATAAATGGCGATTATGGAAAGCAGGATGTATTGGAAGAAGGTCAGGTGATGCCAATACAAAGGTCCAACAAATGAATTTAATGGTACATCGAAAAAGACCGACGGGTTGTTTGATGAATAGATTTTCATATAGACTGCCATCAAACCAGTCATGACAATCAGTGAAGAAATTACGCCAGCCGCGAATTTCTTTTTGAATAGTTTCCTTCCGATTTTTGAAGGATATTGCAAATCTCTTATATGCTTGATTTTATCTTGAAGAAAGATAGGGGAAACGACCATAACCACACTAATCAGAATCGCAATGGCGATATTTTTGATGATTGCTTCAAAATTCATCAGAGATTGTTCAGGATAAAGGCTGAACTGGCCCGATTTTTTCAATTCGTTTATCAATATTTTTCCGGATGAATCCGCCCGGCTTAATTCATTATCGAGGATTTCTGTTTGATGTTCGTGAAAGTCTAATAAACTTTCCCGTTCCTGAAGTTCCCAGAACAAATTCAATCCTTCGTTAAAGAAAACTTTATCGTGGATTTTCATCTTCTCTTCATCATCCATATTAATGTTTTGAAAGTCTTTGTAGGAATGAATTCCAGCCGCTTTAAAATCTTCTCTGCCGCGAATGAGCCTGTCTGCCTTCGAAACCTCGTGAAGATATTTTTCCTTAAAATCCGCTCTTTCCGCTTCATTCATTCCTGGTCCGTAATCTTTGACCATTTCCACCCCGATTCGATAGGAATCCAGAGCTGGTCTTCCATTGGGGAATTGTTTAATTTCAAAATCTATCAAAAAATAGTAGAGAATCACATTGACAAAAATCATCGAAAGAAGAGTTTTCCAATTCAATATTTTTTTAATTTCCAATAATAAAATGTACATATTTAATTCTCCTTATGAGATGTCCTGTTTCGAAAATGTCTTCAAGGCAGCATAGCAGCCGATTGCGTAGATGATTGTCCATGCTGCAAGGGTATCCACTTCGTAATATTTAAACATCATCAATCCGCTGCTCGCCATCCACCATTGGTGAGGATTCAAGAAGAGTGTGGATAGATTATAGTTAGATATAATGAACAGGATAGAAGAACCAGGTATAAACCCGGCTAGGATAAATAGTGCAATGAAGATGACTGCAAAAAGGATAAAAGTGTAATAGCTGTTTTTTAGCACTACAGATAAGCTGAAGACAAAAAGCATGAACAATAGCATACAGATGTATGAAACCACTATGGCCAGAATCATGTACTCCAACAGGGAGAAATTCCACCAGGATAGATAAGGCAATTGAAATTCCCAATTAAGTCCGCTGTTTATGGAGCTGCTCCATAAATGGCTGTAGTCAAAAACGGTAAAATACGGCCCAAGGGTCGCTGCTAGAAGGATAAAGAAAATAGTGGTGCTGGTGATGAAGGATGAAAAGAGCTTATCAGTCATTAGTTTTCTGCCCCGCTTTGAAGAAAATGCAACGAGCTGGGTTCTATTTTCAAATTCAAAATTACTGATCAGGGCTGTAGAAAGAACGATCAAGATCAAGGATTCTATCAAAATATGCAGGAAGATAGTTCGAAATAACAGGCTGTGCATGGCGAATGGCTTTCCTGCGAAAAACCAACTCTTGTATTCTTTCCTCTTTTTTAGTTGTTCAAAGCGATCCGCTAGTTTCGAGTATTCTTTTCTGAGCATTTCGGCAGCAGAACCGCTAAGATGATATCCAGCGATTTGCCCTTCGCCGATTTTTTGAATATTGATTGCTTCATATCTTTTATCAAATGATTCTGCCTGCTGCAGGTACATCTGCTTTATACTGAGATCATTGAAAGACCGCTGCAGTTCAGAAGTGTATGTATCCTGGTTTTCGTATGTTAATTGTCTAAAAAAATCATCAGTATCTTTAAAGGTTTTGCCTGTTTGTTTTTTGGTGATGGCGTTCAATTGGGAGAGCTCCATCTTCAGTTCTTCATTAAGTCTTGAGAGAGAGCCGTCCGTAATTTTCACCCCAAAATCCCCGGCGATTTTATTGATAATGGAAAGTTCCCTATTAAAGCTTGAAGAATCAAAGATAATAAACAAGTTCCAGGCGGTGAACAGCAGCAGTAATCCAATGATGATGGGGGAAGTGAGTGCCTTTTTGCTTTCTAAAAAAATGATTCTCATAATACGTACGAATCCCCGCTTAAATCATCCCGATATTCGTATAAGAATACATCCTCCAAATTTGGCGAGACCGGCATCCAATGCATTTGCTGCTCTCCCTTATGGACAAAGCGAACGCGTACATTCCCTAGCTCCTGCTTCTCTCCCAGAAGAGTATACTTCAGGCGAAATGCTTCCAGTTCTTGGTTTCCTATCACGGTTTCGTAGATGTTTCCATCCAGTGTTTTGCAGATGGATTGCGGAGGAGCGTTAAAAAGAATCTCCTGATGCTTAAGCATGATGACTTGATTGGCAATCGACTCAATATCCGACACGATGTGTGTGGAAATGATGATCAGGCGGTCCCTGGAAAGGGAGGTCAATAGCTGGCGGAAACGGGCTCGTTCCTTGGGATCCAGTCCGGCAGTAGGCTCGTCCAAAATCAGTATTTTCGGGTCATTCAATAAGGCCTGTGCAATCCCAACCCGCTGAATCATCCCTCCGGAAAATTTCCTCATTTTTTTATTAGCGACATCAGATAGGGCCACTTTCTCCAGGAGATCAGTGATTAGCCCAGCAGCTGTTTTTTTATCAATTCCTTTTAAGGCAGAGAGATACATTAAATATTGCTTAGGGGAGTAATGCTTATAGAACCCGAAGTTTTGCGGCAAGTACCCGAGAATGTCACGATAAGATTCGTCGAGTTCATAGATATCACTTCCGTTATACAGGATTTCACCACTTGTAGGCGAAATCAAGGTGGCGAGCATTTTCATCAATGTGGTTTTTCCCGCCCCGTTGGGAGCAAGCAGACCATATATCCCGAAGCCAAATTCAAGATTGATTTCCCGCAAAGCGTTGAATGAACCATATCTTTTCCCTGTATCTTTTACAATCAGCATATTATAAAGCTCCTTCCTGAACATTCATTCGAATCAGTTTGCTAAGGTAATACAAATAAATGATCACACTGCCAATAAGTACAATTCCGTAGAGGATCGCCGGTAAAGACATCAAGAAATGATTGTACCCATTGGCGTTGATGAGCCGAAGACCGATATTGGCTAAAATCCAGCCCATGCCGATAAGGTTTGCTGTCAAACCTGACCGTTTTTTGGTATAGACGAATAGAAAGACAATCGCAAAAATAAACAAGGAGGTTGTTGAAATCATAAACAATGTAAAAAATTCAAGGGAGCTGTCTTTCCATACAACCGGGAGAAAACTGATGGTATTGCCTGCTATCGATAATATGCTGAAGTGCAGCATGCGAAAAGCAGAAATCTGATAAAGATTGTATTTTGCTGTCATTTCCACTTCGAATGTGGCATTCTGCTTCTTCATATAAAGCTCATAAAGAGAGAGGGACATGAACAGAAGAGGCGAGATTAAAAAAACCGCTCCATAGATGTCTGGCGCATCCGAAATGGTATTCAGGAAAAAAATGACGGCAATCAGTGTTGAAATCGTCAAAAGCATCCCATCGCGGGTATTGGTGAAAAGATACTTGAACCCCAGCACCTTTCCGATACGAAGCATGTAAGGGAAAAAAGGCTCCTTCTGTTTCAATCCCAAACGGGTAATGGAGCGGACTTCATTTTTTACTGTTTCATCATCTGGCATGGGGATATGGAATTTTTGTCTACGCATCAACATGCACCTCCATTTCTTTTTGAATGTATCTAATTCCGGCATAGTATCGTGTTTTTACGGTGGAAAGCGGGGTCTCCAGCAGTTCTGCGATTTCAGGGAGTGTATATTCCCCGAAAAGCTTCAAGCGGACAATCTGCTGCCATTTCATATCCATCCTGCCGACGATGGAGGCAACCATTTCAACACCCTCTTTGAAATCAAGCCGGAATGTGAAATCTTCATAGTTTTCATAATCATGTTCTTCAAGTGATTCAGTCATTTTCTGATAATGATAGTTTTTGGATCGAAAATAATCTACGAGCCGGTTGGAGGCAACTTTATAAAGCCATGTCCGAAAAGAGGCTTTGTTGGAGTCGAAATGTTTCATGGACTGCAGCACACTAATAAAGATTTCCTGGGTTAAATCCAAGGAAAGTTCCGAGTCGATTGTTTGTTTAAATACGAAGCTGTAGATTTCACGATAATAATATGAAATCAGCTTATTGGCCGCATCCTGGCTCCCATGTTTCTTGATTTTCTTTATCCATCGTTCTTCTTTGATCATCATCTCACTGCCTTCTATCTATATATTCGTAAGCAGATGGAAAAAAGTTTTAAAAAAATAACATATTTTCAATTATCCTCTAAAAAACATTTCAAACAAGAGGGGTGTGGGACGCTGTGTCCCAAAAAACTTCTCCCTAAAAGAAGCTTCAGACTTTTAAAGATTCTTCCCGTCCACTATAATAAGAGTTGATAATAATTATCGAAATTATCACACTATTTAATTTGTAAGAGATTGATTGCTTAAATAGGGAGGAGTATGGGAAATGGAAATGAATGATAGACCAGACCAAAAGGAACATACCTCTGCGGGGCAATGCCCTGTCACTCATCACAAAGATAGTGCTATTACAACGACGACAGCTCCTGGTGGAACGACGAATAAGGACTGGTGGCCAAACCAGCTGAATTTGGGTGTTCTCCGCCAGCATGATAAGAAATCAAATCCAATGGGGGAGGATTTCGACTATCGCGAGGAATTCTCGAAATTGGATTACGATTCATTGAAAAAAGATCTGCACGAGTTAATGACGGACAGCCAGGATTGGTGGCCTGCTGACTATGGCCATTATGGTCCATTCTTTATCCGTATGTCTTGGCATGCTGCAGGTACATACCGCACGGCGGACGGACGCGGCGGCAGCTCTACTGGATCCCAGCGTTTTGCCCCGCTGAACAGCTGGCCGGACAACGTCAACCTTGATAAAGCACGGCGCCTCCTATGGCCGATCAAAAAGAAATACGGAAACAAAATCTCTTGGGCAGATTTGCTTGTCCTGACAGGGAATGTGGCTCTTGAATCCATGGGGCTGAAGACATTCGGATTTGCCGGAGGACGTGAAGATGTTTGGCACCCTGAGGAAGATGTCTATTGGGGTTCTGAAAAAGAATGGCTTGCAGACAACCGCTATTCCGGGGACCGCGATTTAGAGAATCCGCTTGCTGCCGTTCAGATGGGGCTTATTTATGTAAACCCTGAAGGTCCGAACGGGAAGCCTGATCCGCTTGCAAGCGCCCGTGATATTCGAGATACATTTGGTAGAATGGCCATGAACGATGAAGAAACGGTAGCGCTCATCGCAGGCGGCCACACATTTGGTAAAGCGCATGGTGCCGGCGATGCTTCTCTAGTGGGGGATGACCCGGAAGCAGCGACGCTTGAAACGCAAGGGTTGGGGTGGATCAGCTCTTATGGAAGCGGAAAAGGCCGCGATACAATTTCCAGTGGTGTTGAAGGGGCTTGGACATCGAATCCGACTACATGGGATAACGGGTACTTCGATCTTCTTTTCGGTTACGAGTGGGAGCTGACGAAGAGTCCTGCAGGAGCTTATCAATGGGCTCCTGTCGACATGACTGAAGAGCATATGGCGCCGGATGCGGAAGATTCATCGGTCCGTGTGAAGACCATGATGACAACAGCTGATATGGCTTTGCGTATGGACCCGGATTATGAGAAGATTTCACGCCGCTACTATGAAAATCCGGATGAGTTTGCCGATGCCTTTGCTCGTGCATGGTTTAAACTGCTGCACCGAGACATGGGCCCAAAAGTACGATACTTAGGTCCAGAAGTGCCTGGAGAAGAACTGATCTGGCAGGACCCGGTTCCAGCTGTCGACTATGAGTTGTCGCATGAGGAAATTGCCAGCCTGAAAGAAAAAATCCTTAACTCAGGCCTCACAGTAAGTGAACTCGTAAAAACGTCCTGGGCTTCGGCAAGCACTTACCGCGGATCAGATATGCGCGGCGGTGCAAATGGAGCGCGCGTCCGTCTCGCTCCTCAAAAAGACTGGGAAGCCAATGAACCGGAATTGCTTGAGAAGGTCCTTGGCGTTTACGAAGATATTCAAAGCGGACTCGATAAAA is part of the Falsibacillus pallidus genome and harbors:
- the katG gene encoding catalase/peroxidase HPI is translated as MEMNDRPDQKEHTSAGQCPVTHHKDSAITTTTAPGGTTNKDWWPNQLNLGVLRQHDKKSNPMGEDFDYREEFSKLDYDSLKKDLHELMTDSQDWWPADYGHYGPFFIRMSWHAAGTYRTADGRGGSSTGSQRFAPLNSWPDNVNLDKARRLLWPIKKKYGNKISWADLLVLTGNVALESMGLKTFGFAGGREDVWHPEEDVYWGSEKEWLADNRYSGDRDLENPLAAVQMGLIYVNPEGPNGKPDPLASARDIRDTFGRMAMNDEETVALIAGGHTFGKAHGAGDASLVGDDPEAATLETQGLGWISSYGSGKGRDTISSGVEGAWTSNPTTWDNGYFDLLFGYEWELTKSPAGAYQWAPVDMTEEHMAPDAEDSSVRVKTMMTTADMALRMDPDYEKISRRYYENPDEFADAFARAWFKLLHRDMGPKVRYLGPEVPGEELIWQDPVPAVDYELSHEEIASLKEKILNSGLTVSELVKTSWASASTYRGSDMRGGANGARVRLAPQKDWEANEPELLEKVLGVYEDIQSGLDKKVSLADLIVLGGSAAVEKAAKAAGFEITVPFSPGRGDASAEQTDAESFDVLEPVSDGFRNYQKKEYSTSPEEMMVDKAQLLGLTAPEMTVLVGGLRVLGTNHGDTKHGVFTDQVGTLSNDFFANLLDMGVEWKRAEFNLYEGRDRKSGEVVRTATRFDLVFGSNSELRALAEVYAQDDNKEKFVRDFVSAWVKVMDADRFDLR
- a CDS encoding ABC transporter ATP-binding protein — translated: MLIVKDTGKRYGSFNALREINLEFGFGIYGLLAPNGAGKTTLMKMLATLISPTSGEILYNGSDIYELDESYRDILGYLPQNFGFYKHYSPKQYLMYLSALKGIDKKTAAGLITDLLEKVALSDVANKKMRKFSGGMIQRVGIAQALLNDPKILILDEPTAGLDPKERARFRQLLTSLSRDRLIIISTHIVSDIESIANQVIMLKHQEILFNAPPQSICKTLDGNIYETVIGNQELEAFRLKYTLLGEKQELGNVRVRFVHKGEQQMHWMPVSPNLEDVFLYEYRDDLSGDSYVL
- a CDS encoding RNA polymerase sigma factor, whose protein sequence is MMIKEERWIKKIKKHGSQDAANKLISYYYREIYSFVFKQTIDSELSLDLTQEIFISVLQSMKHFDSNKASFRTWLYKVASNRLVDYFRSKNYHYQKMTESLEEHDYENYEDFTFRLDFKEGVEMVASIVGRMDMKWQQIVRLKLFGEYTLPEIAELLETPLSTVKTRYYAGIRYIQKEMEVHVDA